From the genome of Halictus rubicundus isolate RS-2024b chromosome 2, iyHalRubi1_principal, whole genome shotgun sequence, one region includes:
- the Oatp58dc gene encoding organic anion transporting polypeptide 58Dc isoform X1, which translates to MKNNTSNHEKNGPESLKLLRVPSTPPTTPTTPTTPSPRGLEDVFKDLPITDDTSCGIWCLRGPTLQRFANKKAYVFLYGVLGCIFSASYAYFNGTITTIEKRFKIPSKTTGLITVGNDISQMFVSVVLSYYAGRGHRPRWIAFGIYTVVLFCCLTMLPHFLYGPGEDALLLTKEFGAKPLGMNASHVPDKQRKFLCLGKDSRENDCENEEGNFAPQALLFIAQLVSGVGGSLYYTLGVSYMDDNIKKSKTPALISFSYFLRMLGPAIGYGIASFALKFYISPTLTPTITTQDPRWLGAWWLGWIILAILLFIFASVIALFPKTLPRAAARKALASERNKSATNMEAEQEPELPASLSDMIRTFKRLLTNTTLMCNNLATVFYFMGYMPYWIFMPKYIETQYKQSASVSSLITGTVGLVFSAFGILLSGLVISKYKPKARYLAAWNVMVGAISVMGMISYAFLGCSANDNQIAMQSDGAFNTLLPCNEQCHCDYVTYNPVCSEDGHTFISACHAGCRNLKVQGNGKKMYTDCSCIKPKFPRSFGHLFGNDTFVYTTEIPFESTSADASPSLGTAVPGACPVDCMHKFYVFLAVVCLLKFSGATGRASNFLVSVRCVDEKDKTVAMGFGLTIMSLFAFIPSPILFGFILDKTCLVWGKTCSGTGNCWLYNGETLRYLLNFTAASFVTIGTLFDIGVWYFVKDVKIFDEEIELKDIAEEPGETL; encoded by the exons ATGAAGAACAACACGAGCAACCACGAGAAAAACGGGCCGGAGAGCCTGAAGTTGTTGAGGGTGCCCAGCACGCCGCCGACCACGCCGACAACGCCCACCACGCCGAGCCCGAGAGGACTCGAGGACGTGTTCAAGGACCTGCCGATCACCGACGACACGTCCTGCGGGATATGGTGCTTGCGGGGCCCGACCCTGCAGAGATTCGCGAATAAGAAGGCCTACGTGTTCCTATACGGTGTGCTCGGATGTATTTTCTCGGCCAGTTACGCGTACTTCAATGGCACCATCACCACCATCGAGAAGAGGTTCAAGATCCCTTCGAAGACCACAG GTCTGATCACAGTGGGCAACGATATCTCGCAAATGTTCGTGTCGGTGGTCCTGTCCTACTACGCAGGAAGAGGTCACAGGCCTCGATGGATCGCGTTCGGCATCTACACG GTTGTCCTCTTTTGCTGTCTGACGATGCTGCCTCACTTCTTGTACGGGCCTGGCGAAGACGCTCTGTTGCTCACCAAGGAGTTCGGGGCGAAGCCGCTGGGCATGAACGCGAGTCATGTACCTGACAAACAACGGAAGTTCCTATGTCTCGGGAAGGATAGTCGGGAGAATGACTGCGAAAACGAGGAAGGAAATTTTGCACCCCAAGCGTTGCTGTTCATTGCGCAGCTGGTGTCCGGGGTCGGGGGGTCGCTTTATTACACTCTGGGAGTGTCTTACATGGACGACAACATCAAGAAATCGAAGACACCGGCGTTGATCAGTTTCTCCTATTTTTTGAGGATGCTGGGCCCGGCGATCGGTTATGGCATCGCATCATTCGCTCTCAAGTTCTACATTAGTCCGACATTGACGCCCACCATCACCACGCAGGACCCAAG GTGGCTGGGTGCCTGGTGGCTCGGCTGGATCATCCTAGCGATCCTCCTCTTCATCTTCGCTAGCGTGATCGCTCTTTTCCCAAAGACCCTGCCCAGAGCGGCGGCTCGCAAAGCTTTGGCCTCGGAGCGGAACAAGTCAGCGACCAACATGGAAGCCGAACAAGAACCGGAGTTGCCTGCCTCCCTTTCCGACATGATCCGAACGTTCAAACGTCTTCTGACGAACACGACCCTGATGTGCAACAACCTGGCGACCGTGTTCTACTTCATGGGATACATGCCTTATTGGATCTTCATGCCGAAGTACATCGAGACACAGTACAAGCAGTCTGCTTCCGTTTCTTCGTTGATCACCGGAACAGTCGGCCTGGTCTTCAGCGCCTTCGGCATCCTCCTCTCCGGGTTGGTCATCTCCAAGTACAAGCCCAAGGCTAGGTATCTAGCCGCGTGGAACGTGATGGTCGGAGCTATATCGGTTATGGGGATGATCTCGTACGCTTTCCTCGGATGCTCCGCCAATGACAACCAGATCGCCATGCAATCAGATGGCGCGTTCAATACTCTGCTACCGTGTAACGAACAATGCCACTGCGACTATGTTACTTATAATCCGGTATGCTCCGAGGACGGCCATACCTTCATCTCTGCTTGCCACGCTGGCTGTCGAAACTTGAAG GTGCAGGGCAACGGCAAGAAGATGTACACCGACTGCAGTTGCATCAAGCCGAAGTTCCCGCGTTCATTCGGACATTTATTCGGGAACGACACGTTCGTGTACACAACTGAAATTCCATTTGAGTCCACCTCGGCCGATGCATCACCAAGTTTAGGCACCGCGGTTCCGGGCGCCTGTCCCGTCGATTGTATGCACAAGTTTTACGTCTTTCTGGCCGTGGTCTGTCTATTGAAGTTCAGCGGCGCGACCGGAAGGGCCTCGAACTTTTTGGTGTCCGTCAGATGCGTCGACGAGAAGGACAAGACGGTGGCTATGGGCTTTGGATTGACTATTATGAGCCTGTTCGCGTTCATACCTTCACCTATCCTTTTTGGATTCATTTTGG ATAAAACCTGTCTCGTTTGGGGGAAAACGTGTTCGGGCACAGGGAATTGTTGGCTCTACAATGGCGAAACCCTCAGATATCTATTGAACTTTACAGCAGCCA GCTTCGTAACGATCGGCACGCTGTTCGACATCGGCGTCTGGTATTTCGTGAAGGATGTAAAGATCTTCGACGAGGAGATCGAGCTGAAAGACATAGCCGAGGAACCCGGGGAGACGCTTTGA
- the Oatp58dc gene encoding organic anion transporting polypeptide 58Dc isoform X2, with the protein MKNNTSNHEKNGPESLKLLRVPSTPPTTPTTPTTPSPRGLEDVFKDLPITDDTSCGIWCLRGPTLQRFANKKAYVFLYGVLGCIFSASYAYFNGTITTIEKRFKIPSKTTGLITVGNDISQMFVSVVLSYYAGRGHRPRWIAFGIYTVVLFCCLTMLPHFLYGPGEDALLLTKEFGAKPLGMNASHVPDKQRKFLCLGKDSRENDCENEEGNFAPQALLFIAQLVSGVGGSLYYTLGVSYMDDNIKKSKTPALISFSYFLRMLGPAIGYGIASFALKFYISPTLTPTITTQDPRWLGAWWLGWIILAILLFIFASVIALFPKTLPRAAARKALASERNKSATNMEAEQEPELPASLSDMIRTFKRLLTNTTLMCNNLATVFYFMGYMPYWIFMPKYIETQYKQSASVSSLITGTVGLVFSAFGILLSGLVISKYKPKARYLAAWNVMVGAISVMGMISYAFLGCSANDNQIAMQSDGAFNTLLPCNEQCHCDYVTYNPVCSEDGHTFISACHAGCRNLKGNGKKMYTDCSCIKPKFPRSFGHLFGNDTFVYTTEIPFESTSADASPSLGTAVPGACPVDCMHKFYVFLAVVCLLKFSGATGRASNFLVSVRCVDEKDKTVAMGFGLTIMSLFAFIPSPILFGFILDKTCLVWGKTCSGTGNCWLYNGETLRYLLNFTAASFVTIGTLFDIGVWYFVKDVKIFDEEIELKDIAEEPGETL; encoded by the exons ATGAAGAACAACACGAGCAACCACGAGAAAAACGGGCCGGAGAGCCTGAAGTTGTTGAGGGTGCCCAGCACGCCGCCGACCACGCCGACAACGCCCACCACGCCGAGCCCGAGAGGACTCGAGGACGTGTTCAAGGACCTGCCGATCACCGACGACACGTCCTGCGGGATATGGTGCTTGCGGGGCCCGACCCTGCAGAGATTCGCGAATAAGAAGGCCTACGTGTTCCTATACGGTGTGCTCGGATGTATTTTCTCGGCCAGTTACGCGTACTTCAATGGCACCATCACCACCATCGAGAAGAGGTTCAAGATCCCTTCGAAGACCACAG GTCTGATCACAGTGGGCAACGATATCTCGCAAATGTTCGTGTCGGTGGTCCTGTCCTACTACGCAGGAAGAGGTCACAGGCCTCGATGGATCGCGTTCGGCATCTACACG GTTGTCCTCTTTTGCTGTCTGACGATGCTGCCTCACTTCTTGTACGGGCCTGGCGAAGACGCTCTGTTGCTCACCAAGGAGTTCGGGGCGAAGCCGCTGGGCATGAACGCGAGTCATGTACCTGACAAACAACGGAAGTTCCTATGTCTCGGGAAGGATAGTCGGGAGAATGACTGCGAAAACGAGGAAGGAAATTTTGCACCCCAAGCGTTGCTGTTCATTGCGCAGCTGGTGTCCGGGGTCGGGGGGTCGCTTTATTACACTCTGGGAGTGTCTTACATGGACGACAACATCAAGAAATCGAAGACACCGGCGTTGATCAGTTTCTCCTATTTTTTGAGGATGCTGGGCCCGGCGATCGGTTATGGCATCGCATCATTCGCTCTCAAGTTCTACATTAGTCCGACATTGACGCCCACCATCACCACGCAGGACCCAAG GTGGCTGGGTGCCTGGTGGCTCGGCTGGATCATCCTAGCGATCCTCCTCTTCATCTTCGCTAGCGTGATCGCTCTTTTCCCAAAGACCCTGCCCAGAGCGGCGGCTCGCAAAGCTTTGGCCTCGGAGCGGAACAAGTCAGCGACCAACATGGAAGCCGAACAAGAACCGGAGTTGCCTGCCTCCCTTTCCGACATGATCCGAACGTTCAAACGTCTTCTGACGAACACGACCCTGATGTGCAACAACCTGGCGACCGTGTTCTACTTCATGGGATACATGCCTTATTGGATCTTCATGCCGAAGTACATCGAGACACAGTACAAGCAGTCTGCTTCCGTTTCTTCGTTGATCACCGGAACAGTCGGCCTGGTCTTCAGCGCCTTCGGCATCCTCCTCTCCGGGTTGGTCATCTCCAAGTACAAGCCCAAGGCTAGGTATCTAGCCGCGTGGAACGTGATGGTCGGAGCTATATCGGTTATGGGGATGATCTCGTACGCTTTCCTCGGATGCTCCGCCAATGACAACCAGATCGCCATGCAATCAGATGGCGCGTTCAATACTCTGCTACCGTGTAACGAACAATGCCACTGCGACTATGTTACTTATAATCCGGTATGCTCCGAGGACGGCCATACCTTCATCTCTGCTTGCCACGCTGGCTGTCGAAACTTGAAG GGCAACGGCAAGAAGATGTACACCGACTGCAGTTGCATCAAGCCGAAGTTCCCGCGTTCATTCGGACATTTATTCGGGAACGACACGTTCGTGTACACAACTGAAATTCCATTTGAGTCCACCTCGGCCGATGCATCACCAAGTTTAGGCACCGCGGTTCCGGGCGCCTGTCCCGTCGATTGTATGCACAAGTTTTACGTCTTTCTGGCCGTGGTCTGTCTATTGAAGTTCAGCGGCGCGACCGGAAGGGCCTCGAACTTTTTGGTGTCCGTCAGATGCGTCGACGAGAAGGACAAGACGGTGGCTATGGGCTTTGGATTGACTATTATGAGCCTGTTCGCGTTCATACCTTCACCTATCCTTTTTGGATTCATTTTGG ATAAAACCTGTCTCGTTTGGGGGAAAACGTGTTCGGGCACAGGGAATTGTTGGCTCTACAATGGCGAAACCCTCAGATATCTATTGAACTTTACAGCAGCCA GCTTCGTAACGATCGGCACGCTGTTCGACATCGGCGTCTGGTATTTCGTGAAGGATGTAAAGATCTTCGACGAGGAGATCGAGCTGAAAGACATAGCCGAGGAACCCGGGGAGACGCTTTGA